One Thunnus thynnus chromosome 18, fThuThy2.1, whole genome shotgun sequence genomic region harbors:
- the ccnc gene encoding cyclin-C encodes MAGNFWQSSHYLQWVLDKQDLMKERQKDLKFLSEEEYWKLQIFFANVIQALGEHLKLRQQVIATATVYFKRFYARYSLKSIDPVLMAPTCVFLASKVEEFGVVSNTRLISAATSVLKTRFSYAFPKEFPYRMNHILECEFYLLELMDCCLIVYHPYRPLLQYVQDMGQEDMLLPLAWRIVNDTYRTDLCLLYPPFMIALACLHVACVVQQKDARQWFAELSVDMDKILEIIRVILKLYDQWKNFDDRKEIAAVLNKMPKPKPPPNSESDQSSNGNQSNSYSQS; translated from the exons ATGGCGGGAAACTTCTGGCAAAGCTCTCATTA TCTCCAGTGGGTGCTGGATAAGCAGGACCTAATGAAAGAGCGCCAGAAGGACCTGAAGTTTCTCTCAGAAGAGGAATACTGGAAGCTGCAAATCTTCTTTGCTAATG TCATTCAGGCTTTGGGGGAACACTTGAAGCTGCGGCAGCAGGTTATTGCTACTGCAACTGTGTACTTCAAACGCTTCTATGCCAG GTATTCCCTGAAAAGCATAGATCCGGTGCTCATGGCTCCTACCTGTGTGTTCCTGGCTTCAAAAGTTGAG GAATTTGGAGTTGTGTCCAATACCAGACTGATCTCTGCTGCAACATCTGTGT tgaaaacaagaTTTTCCTATGCCTTCCCAAAGGAGTTCCCTTACAGAATGAATCAT atattagagtgtgagttctACCTTCTGGAGTTGATG GACTGCTGCCTGATAGTGTACCACCCCTACAGACCGCTGCTGCAGTACGTGCAAGATATGGGACAGGAGGACATGCTGCTGCCTCTGGCCTG GCGAATAGTGAATGACACATACAGGACAGATCTGTGCCTGCTCTACCCTCCCTTCATGATCGCCCTAG CCTGTCTGCATGTCGCCTGTGTGGTGCAGCAGAAAGATGCCAGACAGTGGTTCGCAGAGCTCTCTGTTGACATGGACAAA ATCCTGGAGATTATCCGAGTCATTCTGAAGCTCTATGACCAGTGGAAAAATTTTGACGACAGGAAGGAGATAGCTGCTGTGCTGAACAAGATGCCTAAACCCAAACCACCTCCAAACAG TGAGAGTGACCAGAGCTCCAACGGGAACCAAAGCAACTCCTACAGCCAGTCTTAG
- the faxca gene encoding failed axon connections homolog: MCWRVGFAWTRSCVVDLGQNQSFSSGLPGSDEQLSFYGYIIAYPLQDCGGIMSALGSDSWWRKTLYLTGGALLAAAAYLLHELLAIRKEEELDSKDAIILHQFSRPKTGVPSLSPFCLKMETYLRMVDLPYQNYFDGKLSPQGKMPWIEYNQEQVCGTEFIIDFLEERLGTSLNKSLTLQEKAMSRAITKMVEEHFYWTIAYCQWVDNLEETQKMLSVSGPLSDLLKWILSHVTGGIVKREMYGHGIGRFSKDEVYALMEKDMRTLATLLGDKKYLMGSKLSTVDAAVFSHLAPAMWTLPGTRPEQLIKGELINLAMYCDRIRRRFWPEWFVDLEDFCYNDATEGSDSPSKLPDLGLYSGTDTFQEDSLHTPHTHTPQDPPSPDSDPTGHSLYDSDMDTECSEIDQLKC; the protein is encoded by the exons ATGTGCTGGCGCGTCGGGTTCGCCTGGACGCGGTCGTGTGTGGTTGATCTTGGCCAGAACCAGAGCTTCTCCTCCGGCCTGCCGGGCTCCGATGAGCAGCTCTCGTTTTATGGGTACATCATCGCCTACCCACTGCAGGACTGCGGCGGGATCATGTCAGCTTTGGGCTCGGACTCGTGGTGGCGGAAAACGCTGTATTTGACTGGAGGGGCTCTGCTCGCTGCCGCTGCTTATTTGCTGCACGAATTGCTGGCCATCAG AAAGGAGGAAGAGCTGGACTCTAAAGACGCCATCATACTCCACCAGTTCTCCAGGCCCAAAACTGGTGTCCCGTCCCTGTCCCCTTTCTGCCTTAAGATGGAGACCTACCTCCGCATGGTTGACCTGCCCTACCAG AACTACTTTGATGGGAAGCTTTCACCACAGGGGAAGATGCCGTGGATCGAGTACAACCAGGAGCAGGTATGCGGCACCGAATTCATCATCGACTTCCTGGAGGAGAGGCTGGGCACGAGCCTCAACAAGAGCCTGACGCTGCAGGAGAAGGCCATGTCTCGCGCCATCACCAAAATGGTGGAGGAGCATTTCTACTG gacCATAGCTTACTGTCAGTGGGTGGACAACCTGGAGGAGACGCAGAAGATGCTGTCAGTGAGCGGGCCGCTGAGTGACCTGCTCAAGTGGATCCTGAGTCACGTGACTGGCGGGATTGTCAAGAGGGAGATGTACGGACACGGGATCGGGCGGTTCTCCAAAGATGAGGTTTACGCCCTGATGGAGAAGGACATGCGCACCCTGGCCACTCTCCTAG GTGATAAGAAGTACCTTATGGGCTCTAAGCTTTCAACAGTAGACGCTGCGGTGTTCAGTCACCTGGCCCCGGCTATGTGGACGCTACCAGGAACACGGCCGGAGCAGCTAATCAAAG GTGAGCTGATCAACCTGGCCATGTACTGTGATCGCATCCGCCGGCGATTCTGGCCCGAGTGGTTCGTGGACCTGGAGGACTTCTGCTACAACGACGCCACAGAGGGCAGCGACTCGCCCTCCAAACTCCCTGATCTGGGCCTCTACTCCGGCACGGACACTTTCCAGGAGGACAGCTTACACACgccgcacactcacacaccgcaGGACCCGCCGTCGCCCGACAGCGACCCCACGGGCCACTCGCTGTATGACTCTGACATGGACACGGAGTGCTCTGAAATAGACCAGCTCAAGTGTTga
- the pgm3 gene encoding phosphoacetylglucosamine mutase, producing the protein MAQFQEVSRQSSLHPKPAGLVLQYGTAGFRTNAKQLDHIMFRMGLLATLRSKKTKATIGVMVTASHNPEEDNGVKLIDPMGEMVTPAWEGYATQLANAEQEELLTALKDVIEKEAINMSQEANVFVGKDTRSSSASLSQAVLDGVSALSGHSKDYGLVTTPQLHFMVCCQNTLGKYGEATVDGYYNKLCQAFIQLTKSASNRTDDQKHLCVDGANGIGALKVREMERHLKTELQISLFNDGSKGKLNHECGADFVKVQQKPPTGIKTNAGERCCSFDGDADRIIYYYTDSEGRFHLLDGDKIATLISTFLKETLTEAGLDLKIAVVQTAYANGSSTHYLEDTMKVIVRCTKTGVKHLHHAAQEFDTGVYFEANGHGTVLFSKAAEEKIQQLAENPNTDDKRKRAALLLQNTINVINQTVGDAISDMLLIEAILAIKGMTVQQWDAIYSDLPNRQLKVKVSDRRVIDTTDAERRAVSPAGLQEAIDSLVKKYRLARSFVRPSGTEDVVRVYAEAETQESADALAHEVSLAVYRMAGGVGDEPRPLH; encoded by the exons ATGGCCCAGTTTCAGGAAGTATCAAGACAGTCCAGCCTGCACCCTAAGCCTGCAGGGTTGGTTTTGCAGTATGGCACCGCTGGTTTCAGGACTAACGCCAAACAGCTGGACCACATCATGTTCAGGATGGGACTGCTGGCAACACTCCGCTCCAAAAAGACAAAAGCCACCATCGGAGTTATGGTCACTGCATCTCACAACCCAGAG GAGGACAACGGGGTGAAGCTCATTGACCCCATGGGGGAGATGGTGACACCGGCATGGGAGGGCTACGCCACCCAGCTGGCCAACGCAGAGCAGGAAGAATTGCTTACTGCTCTGAAGGACGTTATAGAGAAGGAGGCCATAAACATGAGCCAGGAAGCGAACGTGTTTGTAGGCAAAGACACCAG GAGCAGCAGCGCCAGCCTTTCACAAGCAGTACTGGATGGAGTGTCTGCTCTCAGTGGTCACAGCAAAG ACTATGGATTGGTAACCACCCCACAGCTCCACTTCATGGTCTGTTGTCAGAACACTCTGGGCAAATATGGAGAGGCCACAGTGGACGGATACTACAACAAACTCTGCCAAGCTTTCATTCAGCTCACCAAGAGT GCGTCCAACCGTACAGACGACCAGAAGCACCTCTGTGTGGACGGTGCTAATGGCATCGGGGCTCTGAAGGTGCGTGAGATGGAGAGACACCTAAAGACGGAGCTGCAAATTTCCCTCTTCAACGACGGCAGCAAAGGGAAGCTAAATCACGAGTGTGGTGCCGACTTTGTCAAAGTGCAGCAGAAACCTCCAACAG GCATTAAGACAAACGCAGGTGAGCGATGCTGCTCATTTGACGGTGATGCTGACCGAATAATTTATTACTACACCGACTCTGAAGGACGATTTCACTTGCTGGATGGAGACAAGATCGCCACACTCATCAGCACTTTCCTTAAAGAGACGCTCACAGAG GCGGGCCTAGACTTGAAGATAGCAGTGGTGCAAACCGCTTATGCTAACGGAAGCTCGACACACTATCTGGAAGACACTATGAAa GTAATAGTGAGGTGCACTAAGACTGGAGTGAAACACCTGCATCATGCAGCGCAGGAGTTTGACACTGGTGTCTACTTCGAGGCAAATGGCCACGGGACC GTGTTGTTCAGCAAGGCGGCTGAAGAGAAGATCCAACAGCTGGCTGAAAATCCCAACACCGATGACAAGAGGAAGAGAGCAGCTCTCCTGCTGCAGAACACGATTAATGTCATCAACCAg ACTGTAGGTGATGCCATTTCTGACATGCTGCTGATTGAGGCTATATTAGCCATCAAAGGTATGACTGTCCAGCAGTGGGATGCCATCTACAGTGACCTGCCAAACAGGCAGCTTAAAGTCAAG GTGTCAGACCGCAGGGTGATCGACACAACAGATGCAGAGAGACGGGCAGTGAGCCCAGCAGGACTACAGGAGGCCATTGACAGCTTAGTGAAGAAATACAGACTGGCCCGCTCCTTTGTGAGACCCTCTGGCACAGAGGACGTGGTCAGAGTTTATGCCGAAGCAGAAACTCAG gAGAGTGCTGATGCCCTGGCACATGAAGTCAGCCTTGCAGTATATCGCATGGCAGGTGGAGTGGGAGATGAACCCAGGCCGCTGCACTAG
- the ngs gene encoding notochord granular surface → MSRSPERMSSYRRHFEGTLEALPVYQIRVSSPSPTRRETRRRSASFTRSDKTMGLRATSKSGMTSSVSMGTLCVGMSMGLEPKLDLDAAAAENQAFMMTRTNERQEMVALNDRLAAYIEKVRTLESQNKRLEAEIEDLKSRYVRPSGLMQLYESQLKELHRDAEQIRIQRDVSLAAKEAMLGQLDTLKIKYDEAVESRKKTEQEIEALRPDVDKATSVQIALEKQLENLEVELAFLQRVHKEEIEELMQEIYSANSKVAMSFGLPDLSSSLKQIQSQYDSIAAKNLQEMDTWYKTKFQDLNNASTKHIQSVRSVREEIASYKKDILNKERELDTLTTRNEYLKAQIHDMVEKYKKKEEDLEERIDVIKLDLRMTKEKIALLLREYQDLLNVKMALEIEITTYRKLIEGEDSRLSTTVRHLSLTGALPLTSSVNLHAASASVSAVGDTARKGAEKAPSASGDTQTDGNLEKQATETSERKTLLIRTVKTEEDTYESNTQERTITISGAADDIEE, encoded by the exons ATGAGCCGTAGTCCAGAGAGGATGTCTTCGTACCGCCGTCATTTCGAAGGCACCCTGGAGGCTCTTCCTGTCTACCAGATCCGGGTGTCCAGTCCGTCTCCCACTCGCAGGGAGACCCGTCGTCGGTCGGCCAGCTTCACCCGAAGTGACAAAACAATGGGGCTCAGGGCCACCTCCAAGTCTGGCATGACCAG CAGTGTGAGTATGGGAACGTTGTGCGTTGGTATGTCCATGGGGCTCGAGCCAAAGCTGGACTTGGATGCGGCTGCAGCAGAGAACCAGGCTTTTATGATGACTCGAACCAATGAGAGGCAGGAGATGGTAGCTCTCAATGACCGCCTGGCAGCGTATATTGAAAAG GTCCGCACACTGGAGTCACAAAACAAGCGACTGGAGGCTGAGATTGAGGACCTGAAGAGCCGCTATGTCAGGCCATCAGGCCTCATGCAGCTATACGAATCACAGCTGAAGGAACTCCACAGGGACGCTGAGCAAATAAGAATCCAGAGG GATGTGTCTTTGGCAGCCAAGGAGGCTATGTTGGGCCAGTTGGACACGCTGAAGATCAAATATGATGAGGCTGTTGAGTCGAGGAAGAAGACGGAGCAGGAGATTGAGGCTCTCCGTCCG GATGTGGATAAAGCCACCTCAGTACAGATTGCGTTGGAGAAGCAGCTGGAAAACCTCGAGGTTGAGCTTGCCTTCCTGCAGAGAGTTCATAAGGAG GAAATTGAGGAGCTGATGCAGGAGATCTATTCAGCAAACTCCAAAGTGGCCATGAGCTTTGGTCTCCCAgacctctcctcttctctcaaACAGATCCAATCTCAGTACGACAGCATCGCTGCCAAAAACCTACAG gaaatggaCACTTGGTACAAGACAAAGTTTCAGGACCTGAACAACGCCTCCACCAAACACATCCAAAGTGTTCGCAGTGTGAGAGAGGAAATCGCAAGCTATAAGAAGGAT aTCCTCAACAAGGAACGTGAATTGGATACACTGACAACAAGGAATGAGTATTTGAAGGCTCAGATCCATGACATGGTGGAGAAATacaagaagaaggaggaagatcTGGAG GAGCGTATAGACGTGATTAAGCTGGATCTGAGGATGACCAAGGAGAAGATTGCTCTGTTGCTGCGTGAATATCAGGACCTACTGAATGTCAAGATGGCTCTAGAGATTGAGATCACCACCTACAG GAAACTGATCGAGGGAGAGGACAGTCGTCTGAGCACCACGGTCCGTCACCTGTCCTTGACTGGAGCCCTGCCTCTGACTTCCAGTGTCAATCTGCATGCTGCTTCAGCTTCAGTCTCCGCCGTTGGTGACACAGCCAGAAAAGGGGCAGAGAAAGCTCCAAGTGCAAGTGGAGACACCCAGACAGATGGTAACTTAGAGAAGCAGGCAACTGAGACATCTGAGAGGAAGACTCTGCTCATCAG AACAGTTAAGACAGAAGAGGACACTTATGAGAGCAACACACAGGAGCGCACCATCACCATTTCTGGAGCAGCTGACGATATAGAAGAATAG